In a genomic window of Mycolicibacter heraklionensis:
- a CDS encoding DUF5302 domain-containing protein, which produces MPESDSAADENKRKFREALERKNAKSAGGSDHKDAGAKQSRSHGPVESRREFRRKSG; this is translated from the coding sequence ATGCCCGAATCAGATTCCGCCGCAGACGAGAACAAGCGCAAGTTCCGGGAGGCGCTGGAACGTAAGAACGCGAAGTCGGCGGGCGGCTCTGACCACAAGGACGCCGGCGCCAAGCAGTCGCGGTCGCACGGACCGGTGGAGAGCCGCCGGGAGTTCCGCCGCAAGAGCGGTTAG
- a CDS encoding class I SAM-dependent methyltransferase, translating into MSQAQKVTLTGVSETALLTLNARATEARRSDGIIDDPMAISLVDSIDFDFAKFGPTRQDIALRALAFDDQTRQFLRQHPSGTVVALAEGLQTSFWRVSASVSDTAFRWLTVDLPPIIDIRTRLLPASPQVSVCAQSALDYSWMDQVDPDKGVFVSAEGLLMYLQPEQSLGLIAECARRFPGGRLLFDVPPPVLAMLMRRGIRTSLRYRVPPMPFNLSVNAAADLVNTVPGIRAVRDLQLPAGRGWLFNTLLSSAYRLRFLDPVRPSLTLLEFG; encoded by the coding sequence GTGAGCCAGGCACAAAAAGTCACCCTGACCGGGGTCTCCGAAACCGCGTTGCTGACCTTGAACGCTCGGGCGACCGAAGCCCGCCGTTCCGACGGAATCATCGACGACCCGATGGCGATCAGCCTCGTCGATTCGATCGACTTCGATTTCGCGAAGTTCGGGCCCACCCGCCAGGACATCGCCCTGCGCGCCCTGGCCTTCGACGACCAGACCCGGCAGTTTCTGCGCCAGCACCCGTCGGGCACCGTGGTGGCTCTGGCCGAGGGCTTGCAGACCAGCTTCTGGCGGGTGAGTGCGAGCGTTTCCGACACCGCGTTCCGCTGGCTCACGGTCGATCTGCCGCCGATCATCGACATCCGCACCCGGCTGCTGCCAGCGTCGCCGCAGGTTTCGGTCTGCGCCCAGTCCGCGCTGGACTACAGCTGGATGGACCAGGTCGACCCGGACAAGGGCGTGTTCGTCAGCGCGGAGGGCCTGCTGATGTACCTGCAGCCCGAGCAGTCGCTGGGACTGATCGCCGAGTGCGCCCGCCGTTTCCCCGGCGGTCGGCTGCTCTTCGACGTGCCGCCTCCCGTGCTGGCCATGCTGATGCGCCGCGGGATTCGGACGTCGCTGCGCTACAGGGTTCCGCCGATGCCGTTCAACCTGTCGGTGAACGCCGCCGCCGATCTGGTGAATACCGTGCCAGGCATCCGGGCCGTCCGTGACCTGCAGCTACCGGCCGGCCGCGGGTGGCTGTTCAACACGCTGCTCTCGAGCGCCTACCGACTGCGCTTCCTGGATCCGGTCCGCCCGTCCCTGACCCTGCTGGAGTTCGGCTAA
- a CDS encoding alpha/beta fold hydrolase: protein MTATEIVERTLTVGGRPIFVTEAGSGPAVVLLHGGGPGASGVSNYSRNIDALAQHFRVIVPDMPGYGRSAKYVDQADPFGYLATAILGLLDELGVDTAHLVGNSYGGSCALRLALDNPARVGKLVLMGPGGIGTTRGLPTPGLRSLLAYYGGDGPSRAKLEAFIRTYLVYDGDSVPDDLIDLRYAASVDPEVLANPPLRRPSGPTALRTLWRMDLTRDTRLKELPTPTLVLWGRDDKVNRPTGGPLLVNLMPNADLVMTARTGHWMQWERAELFNRIVTEFLAS, encoded by the coding sequence ATGACCGCCACCGAGATAGTCGAGCGCACGTTGACCGTGGGCGGCCGACCGATATTCGTCACCGAGGCCGGCAGCGGCCCCGCGGTTGTGCTCCTGCACGGTGGGGGACCGGGCGCCAGCGGGGTGTCCAACTATTCGCGCAACATCGACGCACTGGCGCAGCACTTCCGCGTCATCGTGCCCGACATGCCCGGCTACGGCCGCTCGGCGAAATACGTCGACCAGGCCGATCCGTTCGGTTACCTCGCCACCGCGATCCTCGGCCTGCTCGACGAACTCGGCGTGGACACCGCGCACCTGGTCGGCAACTCCTACGGCGGGTCATGCGCGCTGCGGCTGGCCCTGGACAACCCGGCACGGGTCGGCAAGCTCGTCCTGATGGGCCCGGGCGGCATCGGGACCACCCGCGGCCTTCCGACTCCGGGATTACGAAGCCTGCTGGCCTACTACGGCGGCGACGGTCCCAGCCGCGCCAAACTGGAGGCCTTCATCCGTACCTATCTGGTCTACGACGGCGACTCGGTCCCCGACGATCTGATCGACCTGCGCTACGCCGCCTCCGTCGATCCAGAGGTGTTGGCCAATCCGCCGCTTCGCCGGCCCTCGGGACCGACGGCGTTGCGGACGCTGTGGCGGATGGACCTGACCCGCGATACGCGGCTGAAGGAATTGCCCACCCCGACTCTGGTGCTGTGGGGACGAGACGACAAGGTCAACAGGCCCACCGGCGGCCCGCTGCTGGTGAACCTGATGCCCAACGCCGATCTGGTGATGACTGCCCGCACCGGGCACTGGATGCAGTGGGAACGTGCCGAACTGTTCAACCGCATCGTCACCGAATTCCTCGCGTCATGA
- a CDS encoding VOC family protein, producing MTTNAAPSIFGNVRLGYVAVETQRFADWRRFGRDAIGMHVDDTLPDVMRFRLDDNACRFLLQRGPAEDVTALGWQLDDHSSFDEVVARVAGHGVPVAEVTAEEAALRGVERLARFPGPNGLVQEIFARPRAADVPLQVAVGGGFVTGEGGIGHVAISTKRPHQMRGYYATVFDARLSDFIDETISGVKVKIRFLRVNQRHHSVAIVAVNRLPINPIRTRVQHVNIQVAELDDMIASYQRVKQLGFGMALAVGQHPNDRQLSFYAKTPSGFEWEVGWNPLVVDETTWEPSTYQGISIWGHTPEGQTVINKLRQFGAGAASLLHREDMVAALSGTGIPDH from the coding sequence ATGACCACCAACGCGGCGCCCTCGATATTCGGCAACGTCCGGCTGGGGTACGTCGCCGTCGAGACGCAACGGTTCGCCGATTGGCGACGATTCGGCCGCGACGCCATCGGCATGCACGTCGACGACACACTGCCCGACGTGATGCGGTTTCGGCTCGACGACAACGCCTGCCGATTCCTGCTGCAGCGCGGGCCGGCCGAAGACGTCACCGCGCTCGGTTGGCAACTGGATGACCACAGCAGTTTCGACGAGGTCGTCGCTCGGGTCGCCGGGCACGGTGTGCCGGTTGCCGAGGTAACCGCGGAGGAGGCCGCACTGCGCGGGGTGGAGCGGCTGGCGCGATTCCCCGGCCCCAATGGCCTGGTGCAGGAGATCTTCGCCCGGCCCCGGGCCGCAGACGTGCCGTTGCAAGTCGCGGTGGGCGGCGGATTTGTCACCGGTGAGGGCGGAATCGGCCACGTCGCGATCAGCACCAAACGACCGCATCAGATGCGTGGCTACTACGCCACGGTGTTTGACGCGCGGCTCTCCGATTTCATCGACGAGACGATCAGCGGTGTCAAGGTCAAGATCCGGTTCCTGCGGGTCAACCAACGCCACCATTCGGTGGCGATCGTCGCCGTGAACCGCCTGCCGATCAACCCGATTCGCACTCGCGTGCAGCACGTCAACATCCAGGTCGCGGAGTTGGACGACATGATCGCGTCCTATCAGCGGGTCAAGCAGCTGGGCTTCGGCATGGCGCTGGCCGTCGGGCAGCACCCCAATGACCGGCAGTTGTCGTTCTACGCCAAGACGCCGTCCGGCTTCGAATGGGAGGTCGGTTGGAACCCCCTGGTCGTCGACGAAACCACCTGGGAGCCCAGCACGTATCAGGGCATCAGCATCTGGGGCCACACTCCCGAAGGCCAGACCGTCATCAACAAGCTCAGGCAATTCGGGGCGGGCGCGGCGTCGCTGCTCCACCGCGAAGACATGGTCGCCGCCCTGTCGGGAACAGGCATTCCCGACCACTGA
- a CDS encoding methyltransferase domain-containing protein: MTAPNTLDHPLFARIWTFMSSHETDWLRDRRRENLEGLSGRVLEVGAGTGSNFGFYPDTVTEVVAAEPESHLRDAAQDAAAAAPVPVAVVASTVEALDSGEPFDAIVCSLVLCSVGQPEDVLRQLFTLLKPGGELRYFEHVASAGVRGGLQRLADATFWPRLFGNCHTHRETEQMITAAGFVVDRSRRGHQFPAWAPVPVSEFALGSASRPA; the protein is encoded by the coding sequence ATGACCGCACCGAACACCCTGGACCACCCGCTGTTCGCCCGGATCTGGACCTTCATGTCCAGCCACGAGACCGACTGGCTGCGGGACCGCCGCCGGGAGAACCTGGAGGGCTTGTCGGGGCGCGTCTTGGAGGTCGGGGCGGGTACCGGAAGCAACTTCGGCTTCTATCCAGATACCGTGACCGAGGTGGTGGCCGCCGAACCCGAGTCGCACCTTCGCGACGCCGCCCAGGACGCCGCGGCAGCGGCACCGGTCCCGGTTGCCGTGGTGGCGAGCACCGTTGAGGCCCTGGACTCCGGCGAGCCCTTCGACGCGATCGTGTGCTCGCTGGTGTTGTGCTCGGTGGGCCAGCCCGAGGACGTGCTGCGCCAGCTCTTCACATTGCTGAAGCCCGGCGGCGAGCTGCGCTACTTCGAGCATGTCGCCAGCGCCGGGGTGCGCGGCGGCCTGCAGCGGCTGGCCGACGCCACCTTCTGGCCCCGCTTGTTCGGCAACTGCCACACCCACCGGGAGACCGAGCAGATGATCACCGCTGCCGGCTTCGTCGTCGATAGGTCGCGGCGCGGGCACCAATTCCCGGCGTGGGCCCCGGTTCCGGTGTCGGAATTCGCGCTGGGATCGGCCAGCCGCCCGGCCTGA
- a CDS encoding GntR family transcriptional regulator: protein MNFSDLLKTDVHQDVPLFEQIRVALIEAVRAGSLPAGTRLPTVRDLANQLGLAVNTVARAYRELEAGGVVETRGRFGTFVASSDPADAVMTQAAGAFAAAARAVGLGKADALRYLDAAFDSAGSGVS from the coding sequence ATGAACTTCTCCGACCTGCTGAAAACCGACGTGCATCAAGACGTGCCGCTGTTCGAGCAGATCAGAGTGGCCTTGATCGAGGCGGTCCGGGCCGGGTCACTCCCCGCGGGAACCCGGCTGCCGACGGTGCGCGACCTTGCCAATCAGCTTGGCCTGGCGGTGAACACCGTCGCGCGGGCCTACCGCGAACTGGAGGCCGGCGGCGTCGTCGAAACCCGGGGACGTTTCGGCACCTTCGTGGCCAGCAGCGACCCGGCTGACGCCGTCATGACGCAGGCCGCAGGCGCTTTCGCCGCCGCAGCCCGCGCGGTCGGGCTGGGCAAGGCCGATGCGCTGCGCTACCTCGACGCGGCCTTCGACAGCGCCGGGAGCGGTGTATCTTAG
- a CDS encoding DUF1697 domain-containing protein — MTRYALFLRGVNVGGVNLKMAEVAATLTAAGFTEVRTLLASGNVLLESPTDAAAVRAAAESALRERFGYPAWVLVYNVETVRNIVAGFPFEPEVAGLHSYVTFVADDAVLTELSKLSELAGDADKKIAVGNGVVYWQIPKGDTLTSTVGKTMGNKRYKSATTTRNLRTLNKVLHAAAHR; from the coding sequence ATGACCCGGTATGCGCTGTTTCTGCGCGGCGTGAACGTCGGCGGCGTCAATCTCAAGATGGCCGAGGTCGCCGCCACACTGACCGCCGCCGGATTCACGGAGGTTCGCACGCTGCTTGCGAGCGGCAACGTGCTGCTGGAGTCACCCACCGACGCCGCGGCGGTTCGCGCCGCCGCCGAGTCGGCATTGCGGGAGCGCTTCGGCTATCCGGCCTGGGTGCTGGTCTATAACGTCGAGACGGTGCGCAACATCGTGGCCGGGTTTCCCTTCGAACCCGAGGTCGCGGGTCTGCACTCCTATGTCACGTTCGTCGCTGACGATGCGGTGCTGACCGAACTGTCCAAGCTGTCCGAGCTCGCGGGGGATGCCGACAAGAAGATCGCCGTCGGCAATGGGGTGGTCTACTGGCAGATCCCCAAGGGCGACACCCTGACCAGCACCGTGGGTAAGACGATGGGCAACAAGCGCTACAAGTCCGCTACCACCACCCGCAACCTGCGCACCCTGAACAAAGTGCTGCACGCCGCCGCCCACCGGTAA
- a CDS encoding DUF4349 domain-containing protein, which produces MQLPADHRVDRGALTAMTVPRKSAPWTLLIGLAAVLVLAISGCAGERPSPERAPSDAAVSAPAPMSPPNQPLHKDVQRDVVTTGSLNIAVTDVGVAVDRLIDLATGLGGSVDDRTESTAPGQSHTAGLTVRIPSAKVDAFLDDAKQLGDVSSIALRHDDVTGQRVDLDARVAALQASVDRLTALMKSASTTADLLEAEKELTSRQADLDSLRAQRTQLGDQINYATLTVSLASEFESTAPGFVTSVRHGWHALLSFTHGLISVTGFLLPWLPVIVAIAAVVMVLRRRARRPRQ; this is translated from the coding sequence GTGCAACTTCCTGCCGACCATCGGGTCGACCGTGGTGCCCTGACGGCCATGACCGTCCCCCGCAAGTCGGCACCTTGGACGCTGTTGATCGGCTTGGCTGCCGTGTTGGTCCTCGCGATCAGCGGTTGCGCCGGGGAACGGCCGTCACCGGAACGGGCGCCGTCGGATGCCGCTGTTTCCGCGCCCGCACCCATGAGCCCGCCGAATCAGCCGCTGCACAAGGACGTGCAGCGGGACGTCGTGACCACCGGCAGCCTCAATATCGCGGTGACCGACGTCGGCGTAGCGGTGGACCGACTCATCGACCTGGCCACCGGACTCGGCGGCAGCGTAGATGATCGCACCGAAAGCACGGCACCGGGTCAGTCCCACACCGCCGGGCTGACCGTGCGCATCCCGTCCGCAAAGGTCGATGCATTCCTCGACGACGCAAAGCAACTGGGAGATGTCTCGTCGATCGCCTTGAGGCACGACGACGTCACCGGACAGCGTGTCGACCTCGATGCGCGGGTCGCCGCGTTGCAGGCGTCGGTGGACCGGTTGACCGCACTGATGAAGTCAGCCTCCACCACGGCCGATCTGCTGGAGGCCGAGAAGGAGCTGACGTCGCGGCAGGCCGACCTCGACAGCCTGCGGGCGCAGCGCACCCAGCTCGGCGACCAGATCAACTACGCGACGCTCACCGTTTCGCTGGCGTCGGAGTTCGAGTCGACCGCGCCCGGATTCGTCACGTCGGTTCGCCACGGCTGGCACGCACTGCTGTCGTTCACCCACGGCCTGATCTCGGTCACGGGATTCCTACTGCCCTGGCTGCCGGTGATCGTGGCGATCGCCGCCGTCGTGATGGTCCTGCGCCGCAGGGCCCGACGGCCGCGTCAGTAG
- a CDS encoding SIR2 family NAD-dependent protein deacylase encodes MRVVVFSGAGISAESGIPTFRDDEKGLWSQYDPYEVSSIDGWNRQPELVWGWYVWRCQLARRYEPNLGHTAIADWEQHVDDVQVITQNVDNLHERGGSSTVHHLHGRMFTFRCSDCDQPHDTQLPELAEPVLEIMPPQCECGGLIRPDVVWFGEQLPDEPWNAAVEAIDAADALIVVGTSGVVYPAASLPERALELGKTVIQVNPEPTPLSERATVFLRTTASAALPGMAQRLPFLLG; translated from the coding sequence GTGCGGGTGGTGGTGTTCAGTGGCGCAGGGATCTCGGCGGAGAGCGGGATACCGACCTTCCGCGATGACGAGAAGGGGCTCTGGTCGCAATACGACCCCTACGAGGTGTCGAGCATCGATGGCTGGAACCGGCAGCCAGAACTGGTCTGGGGCTGGTATGTGTGGCGCTGTCAGCTGGCCCGCCGCTATGAGCCGAACCTGGGCCATACCGCGATCGCGGACTGGGAACAGCACGTCGACGACGTTCAGGTCATCACCCAGAACGTCGACAATCTGCACGAGCGCGGCGGCAGCTCCACCGTTCACCATCTGCACGGCCGGATGTTCACCTTCCGCTGCTCGGACTGCGATCAACCGCACGACACGCAGCTTCCAGAGCTGGCAGAGCCCGTCCTCGAAATAATGCCGCCGCAGTGCGAGTGTGGCGGCTTGATCCGCCCGGACGTGGTCTGGTTCGGCGAACAGTTGCCCGACGAGCCGTGGAACGCAGCGGTCGAGGCAATTGACGCCGCCGATGCGCTGATCGTGGTCGGCACGTCCGGGGTGGTCTATCCGGCGGCCAGCCTGCCCGAACGGGCGCTCGAGCTGGGCAAGACCGTCATCCAGGTGAATCCGGAGCCGACGCCGCTGTCGGAGCGGGCCACGGTGTTCCTGCGCACTACCGCCTCAGCTGCACTACCGGGAATGGCGCAGCGGCTGCCGTTCCTGCTGGGCTGA
- a CDS encoding HhH-GPD-type base excision DNA repair protein: protein MPKLQLVGDPPADELLSADPFALLVGMLLDQQIPMEVAFAGPKKLADRMGSLDPHDIAARDPDEFAALFAEKPAVHRFPGSMAGRVQALAKAVVDRYGGDTTALWTVGEPDGAEVLKRLKALPGYGEQKARIFLALLGKQYGVTPSGWREAAGAYGEPGTHLSIADVVDASSLQQVRSTKKAQKLAAKQAGESKGKATT, encoded by the coding sequence GTGCCGAAGCTGCAGCTGGTAGGGGACCCGCCTGCGGATGAGTTGCTGAGCGCCGACCCGTTCGCGCTGCTGGTCGGAATGCTGCTCGATCAGCAGATTCCGATGGAGGTCGCGTTCGCCGGCCCGAAGAAGCTCGCTGACCGGATGGGCAGTCTGGACCCGCACGACATCGCCGCGCGCGATCCGGACGAATTCGCCGCGTTGTTCGCTGAAAAGCCTGCGGTGCACCGGTTTCCGGGTTCGATGGCGGGCCGTGTCCAAGCGCTGGCCAAAGCGGTGGTCGATCGGTATGGCGGCGACACGACCGCCTTGTGGACGGTCGGCGAGCCCGATGGCGCCGAGGTGTTGAAGCGCCTCAAGGCACTGCCCGGCTACGGCGAGCAGAAGGCCCGGATCTTTCTGGCCCTGCTCGGCAAGCAATACGGTGTCACCCCGTCGGGATGGCGGGAGGCTGCCGGGGCATACGGTGAGCCCGGAACACATCTGTCGATCGCCGACGTCGTGGATGCGTCGTCGCTGCAGCAGGTGCGGTCCACGAAGAAGGCCCAGAAATTGGCTGCGAAGCAGGCCGGAGAGAGTAAGGGAAAGGCGACGACGTGA
- a CDS encoding amidohydrolase family protein: MLRIDTHHHLIPPDYRKALRKAGIDEAGGRALPEWSADASLQAMAELDVGTAILSVSTPGTTFVRGPADAAAWARDLNDYAAALAAAHPDRFGFFATIPMPHLDESVAEAIRALDELAADGVVLLANSAGVYLGQDGQDELFSALNERAAVVFIHPADLPGPAVPGVAPFATDFLLDTTRAAYLLVRNGIRRRYPRIRFLLSHAGGFVPYASHRMAVAIMAETGRSPADSLDDFAGFYFDTALSSSAAALPSLLAFARPGHLTFGSDWPFAPSAAGRLFAAGLETYAGLDRAGRDAIDRTNAVGLFPRFGVGAAQIRQPMIQRLRHCASRHVVRSLARMISQS; this comes from the coding sequence ATGCTGCGAATCGACACCCATCACCACCTGATCCCACCCGACTACCGCAAAGCCCTGCGGAAAGCCGGGATCGACGAAGCGGGTGGACGGGCGCTCCCGGAGTGGAGCGCGGACGCGTCGTTGCAGGCCATGGCCGAACTGGATGTGGGCACCGCGATCCTGTCGGTGTCGACTCCGGGCACCACCTTCGTGCGTGGCCCGGCCGATGCGGCGGCGTGGGCACGCGACCTCAACGACTACGCGGCGGCGCTGGCCGCCGCCCATCCCGACCGGTTCGGCTTCTTCGCCACCATCCCGATGCCGCACCTGGATGAATCAGTAGCCGAAGCCATCCGCGCACTGGACGAACTCGCGGCCGACGGCGTGGTGCTGCTGGCCAACAGTGCCGGGGTGTACCTGGGTCAAGACGGGCAGGACGAGCTGTTCAGCGCACTGAATGAGCGCGCGGCAGTGGTGTTCATTCACCCCGCCGACCTGCCGGGACCGGCCGTACCCGGGGTTGCCCCGTTCGCCACCGATTTCCTGTTGGATACCACACGGGCCGCTTACCTGTTGGTGCGCAACGGTATTCGGCGCCGCTATCCGAGGATTCGCTTCCTGTTGAGCCACGCCGGGGGATTCGTGCCGTATGCGAGCCATCGGATGGCGGTCGCGATCATGGCCGAGACCGGACGGAGTCCCGCCGACAGCCTCGATGATTTCGCCGGCTTCTACTTTGATACCGCGTTGTCATCCAGTGCCGCTGCGTTGCCGAGTCTGTTGGCTTTCGCGCGGCCTGGGCATCTCACCTTCGGCTCGGACTGGCCGTTCGCGCCGAGCGCCGCCGGGAGATTGTTCGCTGCTGGTCTGGAGACGTATGCCGGTCTGGATCGAGCTGGCCGCGATGCGATTGACCGGACAAATGCTGTGGGGCTTTTTCCTCGGTTCGGCGTCGGTGCCGCCCAGATCCGCCAACCGATGATTCAGAGGCTGCGGCACTGCGCCAGTCGCCACGTGGTGCGGTCCCTGGCACGCATGATCAGCCAAAGCTGA
- a CDS encoding DUF732 domain-containing protein → MRRVAAALIAAAVSAVALAATAGAIPDQGTPEFDTYMEGLERNGFNLNPDTAWRLAHQACEGGLPGYIGLELAAQGVVGPGANQRVMDVARKYACPVQ, encoded by the coding sequence ATGAGACGTGTAGCGGCAGCGCTGATTGCAGCGGCGGTTTCCGCTGTCGCCCTGGCGGCCACGGCCGGTGCCATACCGGACCAGGGCACCCCGGAATTCGACACCTACATGGAAGGCCTGGAACGCAACGGGTTCAACCTGAACCCGGACACCGCCTGGCGCCTGGCCCACCAGGCATGCGAAGGCGGACTTCCGGGCTATATCGGGTTGGAACTCGCGGCGCAGGGGGTCGTCGGGCCCGGCGCGAACCAGCGGGTGATGGACGTGGCACGCAAGTACGCCTGCCCAGTGCAGTAG
- a CDS encoding bifunctional 3-(3-hydroxy-phenyl)propionate/3-hydroxycinnamic acid hydroxylase: protein MTTDTYDVAVIGYGPTGATAANLLGRLGLKVIVVERDPDVYGRARAISTDEEVMRVWQSVGLAERLQQDMLPDRPLNFVDRAGVPFIDLKITSRGFGHPPQQFLYQPAVDRVLREGVQRYPGVEVLLEHECLRVLPQDDGVELLCADLSQDTLNRLRARYVIAADGGASPTRGQLGIGYSGRTYGERWVVIDTKVLQEWDAHDRLRFHCNPARPVVDCPTPLGHHRWEFPARAGEDEQKLLCEEEIWKVLGSQGITDEHVKILRAVIYSHHVRVADRWRVGRVFLAGDAAHAMPPWIGQGMSAGVRDVANLCWKLAAVLHGLAPEGLLDSYQVERKPHVTETTRRARMVGRIITERNRAIAAIRNHVMRMVTWVPAARAASQRLMWVPEARYAEGFFSESRHRAVGWQIPQPWITASDGGSMRLDDLLGGGWAILHTGQLPPGADAWRELGVCAHRISEPGLVRWLRSRNATTVVLRPDGFIYAAAGSGKPLPGPPDGYTVAVRNEVAA from the coding sequence GTGACTACAGATACCTACGACGTGGCGGTGATCGGCTACGGGCCCACCGGGGCCACAGCCGCCAACCTCTTGGGCCGGCTCGGTCTGAAAGTGATTGTGGTCGAGCGCGATCCGGACGTATATGGACGCGCCCGCGCGATTTCCACCGACGAAGAGGTCATGCGAGTGTGGCAGTCGGTCGGTCTGGCCGAGCGGCTGCAGCAGGACATGCTGCCGGATCGGCCCTTGAATTTCGTCGACCGGGCAGGGGTGCCCTTCATCGACCTGAAGATCACATCACGCGGCTTCGGCCATCCGCCGCAGCAGTTCCTGTACCAGCCGGCCGTTGATCGCGTCCTGCGCGAGGGCGTGCAACGCTACCCGGGCGTTGAGGTGTTGCTGGAGCACGAATGTCTGCGGGTGTTGCCTCAGGACGACGGCGTCGAACTGCTCTGTGCCGATCTGAGCCAGGACACCCTCAATCGGCTTCGTGCCCGCTACGTGATCGCCGCCGACGGGGGAGCATCGCCGACCCGGGGGCAGTTGGGGATCGGCTATTCGGGCCGCACCTACGGTGAGCGCTGGGTGGTCATAGACACCAAAGTCCTGCAGGAGTGGGACGCCCACGACCGGTTGCGCTTCCACTGCAATCCCGCCCGGCCGGTGGTCGACTGCCCGACCCCGCTGGGCCACCACCGCTGGGAGTTTCCCGCCCGAGCCGGGGAAGACGAGCAGAAGCTGCTGTGCGAGGAGGAGATCTGGAAAGTCCTCGGCAGCCAGGGCATCACTGACGAGCACGTCAAGATCCTGCGGGCGGTCATCTACAGCCACCATGTCCGCGTTGCCGATCGCTGGCGGGTGGGCCGGGTCTTTCTGGCCGGCGACGCCGCGCATGCCATGCCGCCGTGGATCGGGCAGGGCATGTCCGCCGGCGTGCGTGACGTGGCCAACCTGTGCTGGAAGCTCGCAGCGGTGCTCCACGGGCTGGCGCCGGAAGGGTTGCTGGACTCCTACCAAGTTGAGCGCAAGCCGCACGTCACCGAAACCACCCGGCGCGCCCGCATGGTTGGCCGAATCATCACGGAACGCAACCGGGCGATCGCCGCTATACGCAATCACGTGATGCGCATGGTGACGTGGGTGCCCGCTGCGCGGGCCGCCTCGCAACGGCTGATGTGGGTTCCCGAGGCTCGCTATGCGGAGGGCTTCTTCTCCGAGAGCCGGCATCGAGCCGTCGGATGGCAGATCCCGCAACCGTGGATCACCGCCAGTGACGGCGGCAGCATGCGCCTCGACGACCTGCTGGGCGGAGGCTGGGCCATCCTGCACACCGGCCAGCTGCCACCGGGCGCGGACGCTTGGAGGGAACTGGGGGTCTGCGCACACCGGATCTCCGAACCCGGGTTGGTGCGTTGGCTGCGGAGCCGAAACGCAACCACGGTGGTGCTTCGCCCGGACGGATTCATCTATGCCGCGGCCGGATCCGGAAAACCGCTGCCCGGGCCTCCGGACGGCTACACCGTCGCCGTACGAAATGAGGTAGCCGCATGA
- a CDS encoding PPOX class F420-dependent oxidoreductase, whose protein sequence is MGRQVFDDKLLALISGNSLGVLATLKRDGRPQLSNVQYHFDPRALVVQVSVTEPRAKTRNLRRDPRASLLVSSDDGWSYAVAEGDAQLTPPAAAPDDDTVEALIALYRNIAGEHPDWDEYRQAMVTDRRVLLTLPVHHLYGMPPGVR, encoded by the coding sequence ATGGGACGCCAGGTATTCGACGACAAGTTGCTTGCCTTGATCAGCGGGAACTCACTTGGCGTACTGGCCACCCTCAAACGAGACGGCCGCCCGCAACTGTCGAACGTGCAGTATCACTTCGACCCGCGGGCCCTCGTCGTGCAGGTGTCGGTCACCGAGCCGCGAGCCAAGACCCGCAACCTGCGCCGTGATCCCAGAGCGTCGCTTCTGGTCAGCTCCGACGACGGCTGGTCCTACGCCGTCGCCGAGGGGGATGCCCAGCTGACGCCGCCGGCCGCCGCACCCGACGACGACACCGTCGAAGCGCTGATTGCGTTGTACCGCAACATTGCCGGGGAGCATCCGGACTGGGACGAGTACCGCCAGGCCATGGTGACCGATCGCCGCGTGCTGCTGACGCTGCCCGTTCATCACCTGTACGGCATGCCCCCGGGTGTGCGCTGA